The genomic interval GTTTGAGAAACAAGGTATGTAAGATATGTGCAACCCTGGGCGTAGACCATATCCACGCTATACTTTGAAAGATAATCATTCAAAAATTTATCAATATGTCCAGCATAACCCTTTGTCCCATCACGGGTTATCTCAAAAATTTCATCACTATATTCTTTCAACTTTTCCTGCCAGTAAAGCAGAAAACTGCTCCTTGCCTCAATCGCGGTAATGATTTTGTTATTATTATTTTTGAACGCCTTTATTACAGGATAAATAGCACCAATCCCATAACAACCACCAATCACAAGAATTTTTTTATCGCTAACCATTTCGGTTGGTTTACCCAGTGGTCCAGCAAGGTCAGCAATTGTCTCTCCTGTTTTCAAACAACCAAGTTTTCTTGTTGATGTTCCAACTTCCATAAATACAACACTTGCTGAACGTTCATCCCAGTCAACAAGATTCAATGGTATACGCTCACCAAATTCATCCGCACGGACAACAACAAACTCGCCAGCCTTTGCGTTCAAGTGGATAAAATCAGATTCAAGAATCATAAAATGGATATTAGGGACAAGCAATTCTTTTTTTAATATTTTAACCATAAATCACCTTGCAACCAATAATGCAACAGCATTTTGCAGAGTAAACTCTGCCACTACATTGCAATATTTATTCGTTCGACTAAAGATAGACGCCACATTTAGGTATTTAGGCATTTTGGAATTTAGGTATTTTATCTTATGCATTCTATCCTCACCCTCTGGCTCTCAATCAACCCATTTTCCCTGTTATAGTAAGCAAATACATAACCCATTGGGACCTTTTCTGTAACCAATATTTCCATTTCAATCTCCGAATCTTCTGTGACTACTTTTACCCTTTCACCATTTTTTATCCTCAATTTCTTGGTATCCTCAGGATTAATCCATAAAACTCTATCCTGATGCACTCTTCTAAATCCCGTCAGTATATCTGATAACCTTCTGTTTCTGAATCTAAACCCATTTTCCCGAATAATTAAATAAAATGGATAATCTTTAGTAAGACTCTCACCCTTTGTTTTATTCCTATCACTTTTGGATGTATCAGTCTCCGGAGCAACCTCACTTTTTATCCTTTCAAAATCTGTTCTTTCAACAATACTTTTTATTATCCACTCATCAGGTCGTGCATTTCCTCTTGGCTCAACGGCCTTATGCAATCTCTTCTCTTTTCCTTTGATATCAATAAAACTTCCATCAACCTCAATAAATGTTGCTGCAGGTAAAAATAGGTCAAAATCAAACTCAGGCAAAAAGCAATCCTGCACGATGACCTTTTTGTATTTCTTTGTCTTTGGTATTGCAGCACCGATAAGGTAAAGACATTCAATTGAATTATTATTTATGACATCAGTTGCCCTTAATATATTTGCCTTGCTTAAGAATGTGTGATTTAGATTACTCACAAGCGGGAAACATTTGAATTTATTTCCACACTTATATTCCATAATATTATTCGGATTGTATAGAACACAGATTTCTCTATTTTTAATTAAACGTCTCGCATCAATATATTCCTGCTTTTTAATACCGGCAAAATCACTCAATTTATCGGAAGATAATAAATGGTCAAGGGCCTCCCATTCCTTTGCGGGTTCGGGTCTTAACCATATATCAGCCATATCCGCTATTTTTGTCTGAATCGGGTCAATGACAATTATAACTGGCTTCTCATTCAAAAATTTCTTTAAATTTAATAAAAAGACTGAAAAATCATTTATGAGGTCAAGATTGAGCACAAAAAGTGCAATCTTTTTTTCGGGTCTATCAAGGCAGATTTCATCAAAACTGTTAGAAGTATTTATCTCGGCACCCAATTCTTCAACACCCATTATCTCAGAAAATGTATTCAGGGCAGTAATTGTTTCCATAGTCAAGTCTGGAGAGAAAATAACACCGGTCTTTCCTTGATATTCTTTTAAGATATTACCGGCAATTTCAATCGCCTCGTCCCAGGAAATTTCTATTAGTTGGCCATTCCTCTTTACCAGCGGGGTTGTAATTCTCCTTGGATGATTGACAATGGGTGCAATCCCGAAACGACCTCTGATACACAACGGTTCTTTATCGGGTCTTGTTTTGATTAATCCATTTCCATTCACCTCGGCAACTATTTCACAACCCATACTACAGAGCATACAATGAGTCTTGCTCTCTTTTTCACATTTACCAAGATATTTATTATACCTTTCACGCATCGCACCAGTTGGACAGGCATCAACACAGGCACCACAGAATTGACAATTTGCGTCAAGATGGGGAAGATTGAACGGCGTTCCGACAAGTGTCTTGGGACCGCGATGGTGAAAATCAATTACATAGGCATCTCTCAACTCTGCACAGGCGCGCACACATCTGCCACAGAGAACACAGAGATTGTAATCCCTTTCAAAAAATGGGTCATAATCTTCTACCGGGATATTTCTATATTTAAAGGAGAAAGGAATTTCTTTTATTTCAAATTCTTCAACAAGTTTCTGTAGTTCACAGGTTCCATTCGCAGAGCAGTATTTACATCCGAATGTTATTGGTTCCTTTTCAATACATTCCATATAGTTTGCACAATCCTTTGTCTTGTCACAAATCAAACAGGAGTACGGGTGTTCAGAAAGTATCAACTGGAGTATGAATTTGCGAATTTCTTTAAGAAGCGGGGTATCGGTCTTGATAACCATTCCATCCTGAACCGGTAACGTGCAGGCAGTCATAGGTCTATTATTACCTTCAACTTCAACAATACATAGCCTGCAACCACCATAAGGGGTTAAATTATCCTGATAGCAAAGTGTAGGTACGTAAATATTTTCGCGACGACAGACTTCCAATACCGTCTCACCCTTTTTGGCTGTGTATTTTTCACCATTGATTACGATATTCACCATATTAACAATTCACCTCATCGTCCAACTAAGGACGTAACGAGTTTCCAAACCGTATAACTCAAAACGATTGACATTCTTTTCATATTGCCGGTGTCACCTTCTTTACTGCATTGAATTTGGGTGGACATACAGAAAGACATATTCCGCACTTTATACATTTTGATTGATCAATCTTGTGAACCTTCTTTGGTTCACCCGAAATTGCCTTTGTCGGACAGTTCTTTGCACAGGCAACGCAACCAGTGCATAAATCCGGGTCAATCACATAAGAGATGAGTGCCTTGCAAACAAGTGCCGGGCACTTCTTTTCTTTAATATGGGCAATATATTCATTTTTAAAATATTTTATTGTGGTCAAGACTGGATTGGGCGCGGTCTGCCCAAGACCACATAGAGAACCGAGTTTTACATTCTTGCCTATTGCCTCAAGTAATTCAATATCATTCTCCTTACCCTGTCCTTCAACTATACGATTCAGGATCTCAACCATTTGTTTTGTTCCGAGTCGGCATGGAACACACTTTCCACATGATTCCTGCTGGGTAAAATTCAAAAAGTACCTTGCCACATCTACCATACAGGTATCTTCATCCATCACAATCATACCGCCTGAACCCATCATTGAACCGACGGCAGTGAGACTCTCGTAGTCAATAGGTAAGTCAAGATGTTCTTTTGGAATACAACCTCCGGATGGTCCACCGGTCTGAACTGCCTTGAATGCCTTATTATTAGGTATCCCGCCACCGATATCATAAATGATTTCGCGCAGGGTTATTCCCATTGGAACTTCAACCAATCCGGTATTGTTTATCTTGCCCACAAGGGAAAATATCTTCGTTCCCTTGCTATTCTCTGTTCCAATAGAAGCAAACCAATCAGCACCCCTAAGGATTATCACGGGCACATTTGCCCAGGTTTCTACATTATTAATATTCGTGGGTTTTCCCCACAATCCTTTTTCTACCGGATAAGGCGGCCTGGTCCTCGGTCTTCCCACCCTTCCTTCAATCGCCGCCATTAAAGCAGTCTCTTCGCCGCAGACAAATGCACCTGCTCCTTGAACAACATCAATATTAAAATTAAAACCAGTGCCTAAGATATCCTCACCAAGCAATCCATATTCAAGTGCCTGTTTAATAGCAATTTGAACCCTTTTTACCGCAAGGGGATATTCTTTTCGCACATAGATAAATCCTTTTTGGGCGCCAATTGCATAGGCACCAATAAGCATACCTTCAATCACCGAATGGGGGTCTGCCTCAAGAACACTTCTATCCATAAATGCACCGGGGTCACCTTCGTCTCCGTTACAAATGATATACTTTGGATGTCCTTCTGCAGCACGGCATAATTCCCATTTTTTACCAGTAGGAAATCCTGCACCCCCCCTACCCCTTAATCCTGATTTTTTAATTTCCTCAATAACTTGCTCTGGCTTCATTGACGATAAGACCTTCTGGAGTGCCTGATAACCATCAAATGCAATATATTCTTCAATATTTTCCGGGTCAAGCCTGCCCCGATTACGCAAGACAATGAGCCGCTGGTGTTTGAAAAATCCGATATCTGACATTTTTGGAACGGGTAGCGCCTCTTTTTCTGGCACATACATCAATTTCTTTGCCGGTCTGCCTTTTATAAGGTGTTCCTCAACGAGGTATGGCACATCCTTCTCAGTAACCCTTTGATAAAAAATTGAGTCAGGCTGGGCAATTACGATTGGGCCACGCTCACAAAATCCCTGACAGCCAGTCGCAATCACTCTAACCTCTTCCTGAAGCCCTCTTTTGGCAATCTCTTTTTCCAGTGCCTCTTTGACAACAAATGAACGGTTTGAAACGCAACCGGTACCGGCACAGACAAGCAGGTCTAATCTAAAACCTTTAACCTTTATCTTCTTTGGCATACTTCTCTAATAATTTATCAACCTTATTAACGGTTGTCTGTCCATGATATTCACCATCAATAACCACAATCGGAGCCAAGGCACAGGCACCGAGGCAATTGACGGTTTCAAGGGTAAATTGATTATCAGGCGTGGTCTCACCGGATTTTATATTCAATCGTTCTTCAATTCTGCTCAATACCGCGGGAGCACCACGCACATGACAGGCGGTTCCCATACAAACCGTGCAAAGATGTTTTCCCCTTGGAACAAGGCTGAAGGCGGCATAAAATGTTGCGATACTATAAATCTTGCTCAATGGAATATGCAATGCTCTTGAAACATACTCAAGCACTTCCCTGGGAAGATAATTATATTTATTTTGAATATTGTGCAAAACCTGAATAAGGTCAATTTCTTTCTCAATATACTGCTCTATGATACGGTTAATATCTTTCATAAGATAAAAATTATATTCAATTTCAAAAAAAAATCAAGTAGCCATTTAAAAACAGGATTGACTTGGGCTCTCAATTGGGTATAATAACTATATCTATGAAGAAAATTATCACTATTTTAATTATGGTTTTAATAGTAGGTATCACGATTTTTCTGTTTTCAATAATCCCCGACCGTCCACGAAGTAATGAGTTAAAAGAAAATAACCCCGGAACTGTCAAAGAAATATCTGAAGAATGGCTCGGTATTTTTATTCAAGGACAAAGGGTTGGATATACCTTTACAAAGATTAAAAAACTTGATAGAGGTTTAGAAATTGAAACCAACAGTCAAATGACTATAAATATGATGAATGAAATAACGACCCTTAAAACCCAGATATTTGCCACTGCCGATACTGATTATGCCCTTACGGATTTCTCGCTTTTTATAAATGCTAAAGGGCACGAATCAAAGATAGAAGGTAATATAAAAAATAATAAACTCATACTTACTACATATTCTCAAGGCATAAAACAAACCCAGGTCAAAGAAATTAAAGAGAAACCTTATATTCCTGATGTGATCGATTTAATTGTGCAAAAAAAGGATCTAAAGCCCGGCACCGAAATAACCCTTCCGTATTTTGATCCAACAAGTCAATCAACAGGAAAGGCAAAAATAAAGGTCTATCCCGAAGAAAAGGTAATGGTTTTAAATAAAGAAACCCGAGGCAAAAAGATCGAAATAAATTTTATGGGCGTGGTTTCATATGTATGGCTTGATGAAAACAATAAGATAATAAAAAATGAGACCCCTAATCTATTTATGGAAATGATCCCCATGACCAAAGATGAAGCACTTAAAGAAGTTAAACCCCAGGAGGCATTTGACCTGTTGAGTTTCTTCTCAATAAAACTATCCAAACCTTTACCAGAAGACAGGAAAATATCTTTTGTAAAACTCAAACTAACAGGTATTTCGGTTGAAGGGTTAGACCTTAATGATGATTTCCAAAAAGTAGTTTCTGAAGAACCTCTGATTATAGAAATATCACTCGCTGATATTAATTCTTTGAAAGATTTAACAGTGCCAATTGCCGAATATAAGGAATTTCTATCGCCTTCGGCATATATTCAGTGTGAGCATCAAGATATTATCAAAGCAGCAAAAGAAATAGCTGGAAAAGAAAAATCTGCGCTTAATATAATAAAAAAGGTCACCAACGGAGTCTATAGAATGCTGAAAAAAGTCCCTACGCCTTCAATGCCCTCAGCAATTGATGTACTTAAGACAAAAGAAGGCGACTGTAATGAACATTCAATTCTCTTTACTGCATTTTCAAGGGCTCTTGGGATACCAACGAAAGTTTATGTTGGGTTAGTAAATCTTCAGGGAGATGCTTATTTCTATCATGCATGGTGTGCGGTATGGCTTGGACAATGGGTGCCGGTTGACCCCACATTCAACCAATTTCCGGCTGATGTATATCATTTAAAATTAAAAGAAGGCGAGATATCAGACTGGGCTGAAGTAATGAGGGTCGTGGGCAAACTCAAAATTGATGTATTAGAGTATCATTGATGAAAAGTCTTATTATAAAGAATCTGTCTAAAAGTTTTGATGGTATCTGGGCAGTTAGAAACTTAAGTCTTGGATTGAATAAAGGCGAAATCTTTGTCTTACTCGGACCGAATGGCGCGGGGAAGACCACGACCTTGAAACTAATTGCTGGGCTCCTCCATCCTGATTCCGGCGAAATCACATTGAATGGTATTGATCTAAAAAAAGAGCCAATAAAATATAAATCCCTGCTCGGCTATGTTCCGGATGAACCATTTATCTACAATAAGTTAACTGGTAGAGAATTCATAAATTTTGTTGCCGGACTATTTGGTATTAAAAAAGAACTTTATGATGAGAAACTAAACGCGCTAATCAGACGATTTGAAATTGGTGATTGGATTGATGAACCTTCAGAAACCTATTCCCACGGGATGAAACAAAAGATAATAATGTGCCAGTTACTGATGCACGACCCCGAATTGATTTTGATTGACGAACCACTCGTTGGGCTCGACCCCAAAATGAGTAAGATAGTGAGGGAAACATTTATTGAACTTGCCCACATTGGAAAAACACTCCTTGTTTCAACACACACCCTTCCATTTGCCCAACAGATTGCAAATCGTATAGGTATTATAAACAAAGGTGAATTAAAATTTGTAGGAACAACTGAAGAGCTTGCTGAAGTCTCCGGCAGGAAAGATATTGAAGAAATATATTTGAAACTTACTGAAGAAATGTGAAGACCTTTTTCTCTTTATTCTGGGTTCGTCTGCGACTTTTATTCAAATATTTTACACCGCAGGAACATAAACTTCCCCGTATTACATTTTTTATTATTCTAATCGGATTTTTATCTGGTGGTTATTTTTTATTCTTCAGGATTTTCGCATACCTTGCTACAGTAGAAATTATCGGTCCTGCAATTATGGCACGAACAATTGAAATGATTCTATTTGTATTCTTTATAATGCTTCTTTTCAGTAATATTATAAGTTCATTTTCTACATTCTATAATAACCAAGAATTACATTTCCTTTTTTCACTTCCTGTCTTACCCACAACGATATACCTTGCTAAATTATTTGAAAATGCAATCTATGCTTCCTGGGCAACATTTGCAATAGCAATACCTTTGATACTCTCATACGGGGTCTCTAATAATGCTAATTTTATATTTTATCCTGTATCATTTTTTTGTTTTTTTGTTTTTCTAATCATTCCTTCAGCCCTATCTGCTGTAATAATATTCATATTTGTCATACTCTTCCCTAAATTTAAACCCAAGAATATAATATTTATTTCACTATCTTTCATTTTCATATTGATCCTGCTTTATATCAAGATTGGAAATCCGGAGTTGTTGAGAATTTTTGAAACTGAGAATGAGAGAGAATTGCTTATGTTTGCTGCCAATCTTACGACCGTAGGAGGTATTTATGTTCCTTCAACCTGGTTGAGTAATATCTTCAAAAATTTCGTATCACCGAACCCCGCAGGTTATATCTATATATTACTCTTGATATTTGTTGCATTGAGTTGCATTGCACTTTCATATATTATTGCCGAATCAATTTATCATAAATCATTCCTGCTCATTGCCGAACATGGTGGTAAGGAAAATAAGAGAAAATCACTCCTTGCGGGATTTCAGAAAAATCCGATTCACGCTTTTTTATTTAAAGATATAATACTATTTGTGCGTGAACCAACCCAATGGGTTCAACTCGCTATATTTGTAATACTGCTTGTTGTCTATATCTTCTCATTACGCAGAACACCGATCTATTTTGGCTTTTCATTATGGCGTACAATCGTTTCCTTTGCAAACTTTGCCTATGTGAGCTTTGTCATTGCAACATTAGGGGTAAGATTTATCTTTCCGGCGATGAGCCTGGAAAAAAAAGGAATTTGGATTATAAAAACTTCACCTTTCAGTCTGACTAAGGTTATTTTTACAAAATATGTCTTTTATGGTTTGCTCGGGATTATACTGATAGAATCTTTGCTTTTCTTCGCAAATTTTTTTATAAAAACCGAACCCATAATATTTTACTTCTCACTCTTTATAGGATTTTTCGTATCCCTGTCTTTGGTATCAATAAACCTTGGTATGGGTTGTATTTTTCCCCAATTCAACGAAGACAACCCATCAAAAATTGCCTCGGGTAGCGGAGGAATTATTTCTGCATTAACAAGCATTGCGTATATTGCAATAGTAATAATTATTTTCGCTGCTCCAGTGCACAACTATTTAACTAGTCACTATTTCGGAAGAGCACTAAATCTAAAAATAATCATCACTTCTTTTTTAACATTCGCCATTTTGAATTTCGCTACAATTTATCTACCAATAAGGTTGGGCATAACATCAATGAACAAAAGGGATTTTTGATTTTTATATCTTTTTTAAATAATTAATAACCCTTTCAATCTGCTCATCAGGTGTTGAGGCACCTGCGGTAACACCCACGCTCTTTACACCCTTAAACCATTTGGTTTTTATATCATTCACTGATTCTATGTGATATGACGGCTTTATACTCCTACATATCTGGTATAATCTTGTCGTATTAGCACTGTTCTTCCCACCGATCACAAGCATTATATCAACTTTTCTGGCAATTGAAAGTGCCTCCGCAATCCTCAGTATTGTCTCATCACATATTGTATTATAAATCTTCATTTCAATAACCTTTGGTAATAAATTTTTTACGGCATTGTAAAAATGTTCAAAATCAAGCGTGGTTTGTGGGACAACTCCAATCTTCTTATGTTTCAATACAATATTTTCCGAATATATCGCAGAGTTCTTCCCTGCATAACCGAGGAGCCCCCTGACTTCAGGATGGTCTTTTTCACCAACAATGATAACAAAATATCCTGCCTCAACAAGTTTTTGAACATAGTGTTGAGCACGACGCACTTTCGGACAGGTTGCATCAATAATGTCCACGCCCCGCTTTTTTAATTTCTTCAAAAGTGCAGGCCTTATTCCGTGCGAACGGATAATAACCGTGGGATTTTTTGCTTTGATTTCATCAACCTCTTCAGTTATCTTTATCCCCTTCTTCTCAAGTTCAGCAACAAAATCTCTATTGTGTATCAAAGGTCCTAACGAATACACACATTCTTTTTTCTGAACCGCATCCATCGCCATTTTTATTGCCCTCTTTACGCCAAAACAAAATCCGGAGTGTTTCGCACAATATATCTTCATTTTAAATTCTTAACCTCCTCTCTTATTTTATTTGAAAATTTTTCAAAATCCTCTTTTGTATTTTGATAACCATCAGGATAGATAGGCTTGCCATATATTATCTTCACATTATTCCAGCGTATCATCAAACTTATCCAGTTTTTATTTGAATTTATTATTTTAACCGGCACAACAGGGATATTATAATTTATTGCGAGAAAACCAACACCCGGATTAAAAGGTAAGAGCACACCCTTTCTTGAACGCGTTCCTTCAGGAAATATGACAACAGGCTTGCCGGATTTGAGCAATTTTATCGCGGGCCTTATTCCCTGCCCGCCCTCAAGATTTATTGCATTATAGGTTTTAATAAGCCAGGTAAAAAATTTAGACAATACAAACAACCCCGGCTTGGCAAGGAAGAAAACCTCTCTAAATGCGGTATAGCCTATCAATGGTGGGTCTAAGAAAGAAAGGTGATTGCTCGCAAGAATCACCGGACCCTTTTTGGGAATCCTGCCTTTAATTTTAACACCGGTGAGAAGAAGAAATAATGGGAATGTCAAAAGCCATGAGATAAGCCATTTCAATCCCATACAAAATTATATAACAAATCATTCAAAATGCAAGGGTGTTTTTTTTGCACCTGAATCCTTGAATTATAAAATATTTTCGGTATAATAAAACTATGCTTGGATTAGTTCTCGGTGGTGGTGCTGCAAAAGGTTATGCTCATATTGGGGTAATTAAATTTCTCGAAGAACTGAATATCAAACCTGATATTGTTGTTGGCGCAAGTATGGGTTCACTCATTGGTGGATTTTATGCCAAGGGATTTACTGCCCAAAAAATGGAAGAAATTGCGTTACAGATAGACAAAAAGAAAAAGAAAGAATTATTCAGATTCCAACTCTCTAAAAAAGGGTTTATCAATGGGAAAAACATTGTTAAATTTCTGAAACCATATCTTGGTGATACAAAGATTGAAGAACTGCCGATAAAATATGCTGCAGTAGCCACTGATATTGAAGAGAATGCAGAGATTGTGATTGACAGTGGTGATTTAATTCAGGCAATAAGGTCATCAATTGCAATACCGGTCGTCTTTACACCCAATAAATACGAAGGAAGAATTCTCATTGATGGTGGTTTTATCAGTCCTGTGCCGGTGGATGTAGCAATGATTCTTGGTGCGGGAAAAATCATTGCAGTGAATGTTCTTCACAGATTTGAATACCCACAAATTAAAATGTCAGCACATCAGGAATCGGGCAGAAAATATAATATAAAAGATATTTTTATAAAAACATTTGATTTGATAAGTTCAAGACTGATTGAATATGACATTAAACAACTCAAAAATGGCGTATGGATAGATATTGATACAAGGGGAATTGGCCTTAGCCAGTTTGAAAAAGCAAAAGAAGCGATTGAAAGGGGATATATTCAGGCAAGAAAATATAAAGAAAAACTATTACAACTTATTTCTGCTTACGAAGTTAATACAAACAAACAGACAAGGGTTATCACGGAATAAAGGACTCCTTTCGCCCCTCTTCCCCCTTATTCTCCCTTCTTCACCCTATCTTAATAGCACTACCTTCTCTACCTTATTGAAACCGCTCCCATCAAATTTGACAAAATACACACCCGCAGGAAGTTTGCGACCCTCATCATCATCACCAAACCAGATGATACTGGATTCATGATTCATGATACAGGATTCAAGATTAAAAGACTTAACCACCCGACCCGAAACATCATAGATTGACAAACTTACACTCTGATTTCTTAATCCAGTATCATGTATCGTGTATCTTATATCAAGTCTTTTCCTGAATGGATTGGGATAGACTTCTAATTTCGGATTTCGGATTGCGGATTGCGAATTTTTTAAATCTTCGATACCGACGAGATTAATTCCAAAGAAGTGCATAATGGAATCAAGCAAGTCTGCCTTTTTTGAAGAATCATTATCCACAAGTCCGGAAAGTTCAAATGATACACCAACTGATTTATAATTGTTTGTGATATTTGCCACACCACAATAATAATCATCATCTCGGTCATGGAAGATTCTAAAACCCGTCTCTGTTGAATCTATCACATCAAGATAGAAATTCTCACCATTGTATCTGAATTCCATACCCTGAGTAAATGTGTTATTTACCCCTTCAACTGGTCCCATATTTGTATAGCCATCGCTTATTGGTCTGATACCAAAATATGGGTTGAAATCAAAACCGAACATTACAAAAGGGTCAAATGCCCAGCATTCACCACCCTCAAGATATACATTACCAGCCTGATTTATGAAATCTATAACTTTTTTAACCTCATTGCAATCTTTAAATAATACATAATTTTCATAAGCTACACCTGTACAGATAAATAGCGACTTATAGTTTTTTAAGCATTCAAATGAGTAAAATTGTGTATTTATGTAATCGCCAACATAACCGAGATTTTGCAGAATTGAATGTATTATTGGTCCACTTGAATTGTTCCTATCCGGGTCCCAGACAAGATAATCTTTTTTGCCAATTATGACCTTTATCCTTATCGTATCAATATCACCTGAATTTTCACTCAATATCAAATCAATATCAGCAAATGTTCCTTGCGGTGCATTGGATACCGCCTGAATCCGGAAAGAAATTGAATTTCTCACCAACGAATCAATTAAAACACTACCGAAATATGCACTGCCATTTACAATGTTAAGATACGGTGATGAGCTCAAGATAATACCGGTTAAATTTTGGATATCAACCCCGCCGACATTCTTCAGCAGATAATAAAGTT from candidate division WOR-3 bacterium carries:
- the ispH gene encoding 4-hydroxy-3-methylbut-2-enyl diphosphate reductase; protein product: MKIYCAKHSGFCFGVKRAIKMAMDAVQKKECVYSLGPLIHNRDFVAELEKKGIKITEEVDEIKAKNPTVIIRSHGIRPALLKKLKKRGVDIIDATCPKVRRAQHYVQKLVEAGYFVIIVGEKDHPEVRGLLGYAGKNSAIYSENIVLKHKKIGVVPQTTLDFEHFYNAVKNLLPKVIEMKIYNTICDETILRIAEALSIARKVDIMLVIGGKNSANTTRLYQICRSIKPSYHIESVNDIKTKWFKGVKSVGVTAGASTPDEQIERVINYLKKI
- a CDS encoding sulfide/dihydroorotate dehydrogenase-like FAD/NAD-binding protein, with the protein product MVKILKKELLVPNIHFMILESDFIHLNAKAGEFVVVRADEFGERIPLNLVDWDERSASVVFMEVGTSTRKLGCLKTGETIADLAGPLGKPTEMVSDKKILVIGGCYGIGAIYPVIKAFKNNNNKIITAIEARSSFLLYWQEKLKEYSDEIFEITRDGTKGYAGHIDKFLNDYLSKYSVDMVYAQGCTYLTYLVSQTTKPFGIKTIVGLNPIMIDATGMCGVCRVIINGETKFACVDGPEFDGHTVDWQNLLTRRHIYITEERRSLSFYECEKYG
- a CDS encoding ABC transporter ATP-binding protein → MKSLIIKNLSKSFDGIWAVRNLSLGLNKGEIFVLLGPNGAGKTTTLKLIAGLLHPDSGEITLNGIDLKKEPIKYKSLLGYVPDEPFIYNKLTGREFINFVAGLFGIKKELYDEKLNALIRRFEIGDWIDEPSETYSHGMKQKIIMCQLLMHDPELILIDEPLVGLDPKMSKIVRETFIELAHIGKTLLVSTHTLPFAQQIANRIGIINKGELKFVGTTEELAEVSGRKDIEEIYLKLTEEM
- the nuoF gene encoding NADH-quinone oxidoreductase subunit NuoF, with the protein product MPKKIKVKGFRLDLLVCAGTGCVSNRSFVVKEALEKEIAKRGLQEEVRVIATGCQGFCERGPIVIAQPDSIFYQRVTEKDVPYLVEEHLIKGRPAKKLMYVPEKEALPVPKMSDIGFFKHQRLIVLRNRGRLDPENIEEYIAFDGYQALQKVLSSMKPEQVIEEIKKSGLRGRGGAGFPTGKKWELCRAAEGHPKYIICNGDEGDPGAFMDRSVLEADPHSVIEGMLIGAYAIGAQKGFIYVRKEYPLAVKRVQIAIKQALEYGLLGEDILGTGFNFNIDVVQGAGAFVCGEETALMAAIEGRVGRPRTRPPYPVEKGLWGKPTNINNVETWANVPVIILRGADWFASIGTENSKGTKIFSLVGKINNTGLVEVPMGITLREIIYDIGGGIPNNKAFKAVQTGGPSGGCIPKEHLDLPIDYESLTAVGSMMGSGGMIVMDEDTCMVDVARYFLNFTQQESCGKCVPCRLGTKQMVEILNRIVEGQGKENDIELLEAIGKNVKLGSLCGLGQTAPNPVLTTIKYFKNEYIAHIKEKKCPALVCKALISYVIDPDLCTGCVACAKNCPTKAISGEPKKVHKIDQSKCIKCGICLSVCPPKFNAVKKVTPAI
- a CDS encoding transglutaminase family protein, with the protein product MKKIITILIMVLIVGITIFLFSIIPDRPRSNELKENNPGTVKEISEEWLGIFIQGQRVGYTFTKIKKLDRGLEIETNSQMTINMMNEITTLKTQIFATADTDYALTDFSLFINAKGHESKIEGNIKNNKLILTTYSQGIKQTQVKEIKEKPYIPDVIDLIVQKKDLKPGTEITLPYFDPTSQSTGKAKIKVYPEEKVMVLNKETRGKKIEINFMGVVSYVWLDENNKIIKNETPNLFMEMIPMTKDEALKEVKPQEAFDLLSFFSIKLSKPLPEDRKISFVKLKLTGISVEGLDLNDDFQKVVSEEPLIIEISLADINSLKDLTVPIAEYKEFLSPSAYIQCEHQDIIKAAKEIAGKEKSALNIIKKVTNGVYRMLKKVPTPSMPSAIDVLKTKEGDCNEHSILFTAFSRALGIPTKVYVGLVNLQGDAYFYHAWCAVWLGQWVPVDPTFNQFPADVYHLKLKEGEISDWAEVMRVVGKLKIDVLEYH
- the nuoE gene encoding NADH-quinone oxidoreductase subunit NuoE, giving the protein MKDINRIIEQYIEKEIDLIQVLHNIQNKYNYLPREVLEYVSRALHIPLSKIYSIATFYAAFSLVPRGKHLCTVCMGTACHVRGAPAVLSRIEERLNIKSGETTPDNQFTLETVNCLGACALAPIVVIDGEYHGQTTVNKVDKLLEKYAKEDKG
- a CDS encoding molybdopterin-dependent oxidoreductase; protein product: MVNIVINGEKYTAKKGETVLEVCRRENIYVPTLCYQDNLTPYGGCRLCIVEVEGNNRPMTACTLPVQDGMVIKTDTPLLKEIRKFILQLILSEHPYSCLICDKTKDCANYMECIEKEPITFGCKYCSANGTCELQKLVEEFEIKEIPFSFKYRNIPVEDYDPFFERDYNLCVLCGRCVRACAELRDAYVIDFHHRGPKTLVGTPFNLPHLDANCQFCGACVDACPTGAMRERYNKYLGKCEKESKTHCMLCSMGCEIVAEVNGNGLIKTRPDKEPLCIRGRFGIAPIVNHPRRITTPLVKRNGQLIEISWDEAIEIAGNILKEYQGKTGVIFSPDLTMETITALNTFSEIMGVEELGAEINTSNSFDEICLDRPEKKIALFVLNLDLINDFSVFLLNLKKFLNEKPVIIVIDPIQTKIADMADIWLRPEPAKEWEALDHLLSSDKLSDFAGIKKQEYIDARRLIKNREICVLYNPNNIMEYKCGNKFKCFPLVSNLNHTFLSKANILRATDVINNNSIECLYLIGAAIPKTKKYKKVIVQDCFLPEFDFDLFLPAATFIEVDGSFIDIKGKEKRLHKAVEPRGNARPDEWIIKSIVERTDFERIKSEVAPETDTSKSDRNKTKGESLTKDYPFYLIIRENGFRFRNRRLSDILTGFRRVHQDRVLWINPEDTKKLRIKNGERVKVVTEDSEIEMEILVTEKVPMGYVFAYYNRENGLIESQRVRIECIR